A stretch of Portunus trituberculatus isolate SZX2019 chromosome 48, ASM1759143v1, whole genome shotgun sequence DNA encodes these proteins:
- the LOC123498900 gene encoding cuticle protein AM1199-like: MKLVILVCLAVVALAAPKPEDLPPIVQVLRDEREHGEGGNFRYLIETDNGIFMEAAGAPGVAGQSNIQGSYRLISPEGILEEVRFIADELGVRAESPLLPTPPPAPAHAVEQMRLAEEQRALEFTAQ, from the exons atGAAGCTC GTTATCCTCGTGTGCCTGGCTGTCGTCGCCCTTGCAGCCCCAAAGCCAGAGGACCTTCCGCCCATCGTCCAAGTCCTTCGGGATGAGCGTGAGCACGGCGAGGGCGGCAACTTCAGATACCTAATTGAGACTGACAACGGCATCTTCATGGAGGCAGCCGGTGCCCCAGGAGTGGCCGGACAAAGTAACATCCAGGGCTCCTACAG GCTGATATCTCCTGAGGGTATTTTGGAAGAGGTGCGCTTCATTGCTGACGAGCTGGGAGTTCGCGCGGAGTCCCCACTGCTTCCCACGCCTCCCCCAGCTCCTGCCCACGCTGTTGAGCAAATGCGCCTGGCCGAGGAACAACGTGCCCTGGAATTTACCGCTCAATAA